The window GCGTACAAGGTCAGAGCAAAAAAGTTAGACACGTACATTAGCTCAATTGGACATGTCGCTTCGGGTGGTACTGACCTTTTCGCTGCGGGTGTGAAAAGAACCATTGAACCTGGTGCCCGATTAGGCGTTCACTCATGGGCACAAGGGGCTTTACAAGGGGCTTCACTGCCTGTCGGCCATAGCCAGCATAAACCCTACATTGATTATTATAAAAAGATGGGATTACCAGATCCAAGCGGTTTCTATTGGTTTACACTAAAAGCAGCACCCGCTAACGGTATGCATTATATGACCCAAGCTGAAGTATCTAAATATGGTTTAGCAACGGTAACAACGAGCTATGTAAAAGATCTTAGAGCAAATTACATTCCTCAAAACAGTTTACTGAACAATGACCTATTAGACGTTATTAGTGACTCTTTGAAAGCTGTGTCGGTTGAAAATAATGTCAGACGAAACGTCTACGTACTCGACCATGTATCTTCTCTGTTGTTCAAACAATTTAATGTATCAAATAGAGACGAGTTAATTACTTACATAAAGCTCAATGGAACATTAGACGCTGCTGCTAAAACATACGCATTTGCGGCTACGTCGAATAAACCTACAACTGTTTACTACTCAAATACAGATAAAGTACAGGCTTCATACAGCTCTAGTAGTAAGTACAGTATCCCAGCGAAACCTCTGATAGAAACGGGTTTAGGGTTAGACAATTACGGTATCGAAAATCCACGTACAAGCGTTATCGTCACGCTGAATAAAAATTCTATTAAAGTGGATTTGGGTTCCGAAGATTTTTCTTTATTCAAAGATCCTTCAATAAATAAAACTGCCCGCTGTGCTCTGGCCGACATGTTCCAACAATCAGGAAATCTTGTAACAGTTTCTGACTGCGTAGAAAGCCGCCTTCAAGGTGATGTAGTTCAATTTGTAAATTATAAACGTACGTCAAAGGCCCCACTGGTTGGTGGCGCAAGTTCAATAACCGACGCTATTACCAAAACCTCTAACTTTGAATTCAATGCTAAGCAAAGTACGCTAATCGCTAAGTAGTTTGACATAAGTTAAAAATAAAGCCCTACTTAGCACAAGTAGGGCTTCTGTTTTATTCATTATGCTTAAATGTCATCAAGCTGCCCAAAATAAATTAGTCAGCGTCACGTACCAAAAAGTGATCGAGCATAATTTTCTCACCTGAGCTTTGAAGAGGTTTGAATTCAATCACCATTTGATCACCTTTCTGTTCAAATGTATTCACTTTCAAAAACAGGCTTTCCTTGTCAGCTTTGATGTTGTGAGCGACTTGTCGACCATTAATAAACACATCAAAGGCAGGAGCTTTAGGGTTTGCAGGTATCACGGTTTCAAAAGTGTACTTTTCCCCTTCTATCGCATAAGCGGTGTTATAAATGCCCCCATCCTTCGTCCAGTATGTGCCATTGAAATCCATATTATCCGCTTCCCAGTAGCTGTAAAAAGCATGTAGGTTTTCAATATCATTCTGAGATGTTGGTGTCCATTTTACGCCTGCGAGGTTTACTGGCTCCGTGTAACTAAAACCATGTTCTCGCATGTTCTTGTTTAAGGAATCTAATCTTCCTAAGACATCATCAAAGGTATCTTGCCAACCAAGCTCGCCATAATATTGAAGGCCAATTTCCCCAATAATATAGAACTCACCCTCCCTCTCAATCGTAATACCCGACCCAGAATCTCCATGGATTATTAGCCACTGAAGATTGCTTTGAGGCATAATCACGGGGTCATATTTATATTCAGCTAGCCATTTTTTATCCGTGTCGTTGTACTTAACGTACTTTTGCCCGCCATTACGGCCGTTATAGTTACCAAAACCAACACTGTTTACTTCATAGATCTCTGAATGATCGAACATCCCTTTCTCGGGCAACTTCGCAGGCTTAATACCGGTAATTGGCGTATCTAAGCGCACTAGAGCGAAATCATAAATACCATCAGTAAATTCATATTCGCCCCACTCACCATCAGGGTCAGTAGTCGCTCGTGATGTGTGAATAACACTGTACTTACCGTTCTCATCTTTTTCATAAGAAAAGCAAGTTACTGCATTTTTATACCCTTCACTTTTAGAACCTGATACATGATTTGCCGTAATGACCCAATAAGGGTCAATTAGAGTCGCAGACCCTGCATTCATGTGGCACGCGAAATCAAATTGGGTCTGTAAAGCGAATGCTTTATGTTGAGTAACCGAACGGTCCATCTTGCCGATACCCGCCTGCGCTGAAAAAGTAGCAACGATCGCTGATGCTAAAATCATTTTTTTCATATTACTTAACCTCTTTCAACTGGATAGCTTCAATAGAGTGGTAACCCTGCTCTGACTCATAATCAAACTGCCTATACTGACGTTTATAAGAGATTTCAACGATATCGTTTGGGGATTGAGACTCAAAAACAATGGTATTTTTAACACTAGTCATATGAAAGGAAATATCATTTTTGATCGTAACGCATTGCTTTTTAATACACGCTGTAACGTCAGCAGAAGACAACCAATTGTGTGTATAGAGCTCTATAGAAAAGCGCCCTTCTTTACCTGGCTGAGCGTCAAAAGAAAAACCACTAGAGCCGACAAGCAAGCCTGAAAAAGCCAGCTCTTGACTGTAATCTGTAGAATCACCACCCTGCCAATAATAACGGTTACCAATTGCGTTTTTCGCATTTGAGTTGTTAGGTTGCTTTAGCTCACCAACAACCATTACATTACCAATTAGTGCTGTATCTGGTTTATCTTGTCTTTGATGTTCCCCATACAGAAAAACCCAATCTAAGCCGTTTAAGTCAACATCTCTTGCATAACGATACTTCCCTTCATCAAGCTCATAGCCGAGAAACTCACTAGTAATCGATAAGGTATTCGATCCAACCTCTGAAACGTTACTTAACCTACTCAAATCAACATTGATCTCACTAGCCACTGCATTAGTTGTTAGCAAGGCCAACATGCATAACTTCGCTTTTGGATATTTAAATCTCATATTTCAGCCTCTGTTTTAGTTCTAAACAATTGTAGGCTATAGATAAATTAAAGACGTAAGGTACTGTAAGAACTTTATTTATCACAACTCAAGCACCGCCGACCAATAATTGGCGAAAACATGTAGCAACCTAAGCATTACAACAACTAATGGATATAAATTGCGTTTGCCAAGCTTTTGACTAAAAGTGATATACCTTCCAAGTAACACCTAGATGCCACTTACATACCCTTACAATTAGTATGAATAGGCACTGCTGTATTCCGTAACTGTCTTTTAATTCACCACGATAAAATCGATATCTAAGCAAATCCGTTTGATGTATAAACGAAAAAGCCCCACCAAATTCTGGTAGGGCTCCGAAAGCTCATTTTCGTGTACTCAGCAACTTAATCGACATCTTGGTCGCTAGCATACTTTATTGCGATACCGCAGATTATCATCATAACGAATGGGATCGCGGCTGTGGTGTATTCGGCCCAAGCCATATCAGCGAACGCTTTTGCCAGTAGTACGTGGCCGAGAATAAGCAGAAGCGCACACACAATCGCGACAATAATCAGCTTGACTTCATTTCCCATAGTCATTTTCAACATAACGGTATCTCCAATATTTGGTCTACCGTTATTGAATCACAACTCTTTGTTATACAATGCGTACAGTTACATCAGAAACAACCCGTACAGTTGCAATCATCGTCTATTTCATGAGTGACCTATGATTTTACAAACGACTTTGCCTTCTCCTTGCTCGCAGTTAAACGAAATGACCACGAGAGAATCAGTTTTAAGAGTGCATCAGTTGATGCGCAAGCTTACCAAGTAAGATTAACGCCTGTTCTTTCTCTTCTGTTAGTTCATAAGAGAAGTTCAACCTGATCGCACTGTCTACTCTACCCTGCTCGCTAAACAAATCACCTGAAGCGACGCTGATCCCTTGAGCAATTGCTAGTTGGTGAAATTGTTGGCTGTCGAATTTGGCAGAGAAACGGATCCAAACAAAATATCCACCACTCGGCTCTTCAATTTCGATAGATTGGGGGAAGTGTTGCTTGATAGCGCTAATAAACCGCTCTTTTCTGATCAAGAGATTTTTACGCAGTTTGCGAAGGTGATTATCATAGCTTTCATGAGTGAGGAAGTGTGCAACCCCAAGTTGAACCGGAGCACTGCTCGATAAAGTAGAAAGAAGCTGAAGCTTTTGAATGGCATCATTAAAACGCGAACTCACCACCCAACCAACACGATAGCCAGGGCATAAACTCTTTGAGTAAGAGCCGCATAGCAACACTGAATCTGTCTTATCAAATGCTTTTAGCGGTTTAGGTTTATGTCCTTCGAAATATAGGTCGCCGTAAACATCATCTTCGATAATATAAGTCTTGTATTGTTCAGCAACCTCAACCACTCGGCGCTTCGCTTCTTCAGACAAACTTGTCCCTGTAGGGTTCTGAAAAGTCGTCATCAGCCAGCACGCTTTTACCTGTTGGTTTTTTAATGCGCTTTCAAACTGTTCAATATTCAATCCGTTGACAGGGCAAACGTCCACTTCGATAGGATTGAGTCCTAATCTCTCTACGGCCTGTAAAGCACCATAGAAAGCTGGAGATTCAATCACGACGTTATCGCCCGCCTTGGTGACGGTTTGCAGGCTTAAGTTAAGCGCTTCCATTGCACCAGAGGTAATCACGATGTCTTGATGGTTAACCGTAATACCTTGCTGTAAATACCGCTGAGCAATTTGTCTTCTTAAAGACTCACTA is drawn from Vibrio sp. SNU_ST1 and contains these coding sequences:
- a CDS encoding serine protease, with amino-acid sequence MKKMILASAIVATFSAQAGIGKMDRSVTQHKAFALQTQFDFACHMNAGSATLIDPYWVITANHVSGSKSEGYKNAVTCFSYEKDENGKYSVIHTSRATTDPDGEWGEYEFTDGIYDFALVRLDTPITGIKPAKLPEKGMFDHSEIYEVNSVGFGNYNGRNGGQKYVKYNDTDKKWLAEYKYDPVIMPQSNLQWLIIHGDSGSGITIEREGEFYIIGEIGLQYYGELGWQDTFDDVLGRLDSLNKNMREHGFSYTEPVNLAGVKWTPTSQNDIENLHAFYSYWEADNMDFNGTYWTKDGGIYNTAYAIEGEKYTFETVIPANPKAPAFDVFINGRQVAHNIKADKESLFLKVNTFEQKGDQMVIEFKPLQSSGEKIMLDHFLVRDAD
- a CDS encoding PLP-dependent aminotransferase family protein encodes the protein MARYEELAKDIRTQIANNTWRSGEKIPSVRMSCRNYNVSNSTVLQAYQLLESEGWIIAKPQSGYFVAPRLDGVDYEQPLVREKKAINDRLFDFLKSSSAEGVTPFGSAFPDPDLFPLPTLTRNLASAGRKMTGASVINNLPPGSESLRRQIAQRYLQQGITVNHQDIVITSGAMEALNLSLQTVTKAGDNVVIESPAFYGALQAVERLGLNPIEVDVCPVNGLNIEQFESALKNQQVKACWLMTTFQNPTGTSLSEEAKRRVVEVAEQYKTYIIEDDVYGDLYFEGHKPKPLKAFDKTDSVLLCGSYSKSLCPGYRVGWVVSSRFNDAIQKLQLLSTLSSSAPVQLGVAHFLTHESYDNHLRKLRKNLLIRKERFISAIKQHFPQSIEIEEPSGGYFVWIRFSAKFDSQQFHQLAIAQGISVASGDLFSEQGRVDSAIRLNFSYELTEEKEQALILLGKLAHQLMHS